A single Actinomadura algeriensis DNA region contains:
- a CDS encoding carboxymuconolactone decarboxylase family protein — protein MAHIDLDDGIPGLPSLLRFRPETAGPLGALAETLLRGPGPLERGERELIGAYVSELNGCRYCAGTHGACAAAQLPGGTNLVEQVHADPSTAPVSDRLRALLAIAAAVRRGGREVGEAHVAAARAAGATDVEIHDTVLIAAAFCMYNRYVDGLATAVPADPSAYARAAERLVAEGYAPR, from the coding sequence TTGGCGCACATCGACCTGGACGACGGCATCCCGGGGCTGCCCTCGCTGCTGCGGTTCCGCCCGGAGACGGCCGGGCCGCTCGGCGCGCTCGCCGAGACGCTGCTGCGCGGCCCCGGCCCGCTGGAGCGCGGCGAGCGCGAGCTGATCGGCGCGTACGTGTCGGAGCTGAACGGGTGCCGCTACTGCGCCGGGACCCACGGCGCCTGCGCCGCCGCGCAGCTCCCCGGCGGGACGAACCTGGTCGAACAGGTGCACGCGGACCCGTCCACCGCGCCCGTGTCCGACCGGCTGCGGGCGCTGCTGGCGATCGCCGCGGCCGTGCGGCGCGGCGGGCGCGAGGTCGGCGAGGCCCACGTGGCCGCCGCCCGCGCCGCCGGGGCCACCGACGTCGAGATCCACGACACCGTCCTCATCGCCGCCGCGTTCTGCATGTACAACCGGTACGTGGACGGCCTCGCGACGGCCGTCCCCGCCGACCCGTCCGCGTACGCGCGCGCCGCCGAGCGGCTCGTCGCCGAGGGCTACGCACCGCGCTGA